In a genomic window of Thiosocius teredinicola:
- a CDS encoding thermonuclease family protein → MKHALRLSVLFALSAALAIVRAGDFELAGQVQRVIDGDSLIMEMRGIRYRIELADIDAPELNQPWGSLAADALQRSLTGRFVVITASRLGANGVVVGTPLVGRRDVALDLIYAGLAWTTLPAPDTDDEFVHPYITAERDARWLGRGLWSDPEPMPPWQWRRQIGSRTDWPQ, encoded by the coding sequence ATGAAACACGCACTTCGGCTATCCGTCCTGTTTGCGCTTTCGGCCGCACTAGCGATCGTCCGAGCCGGCGATTTCGAACTCGCCGGTCAGGTACAGCGTGTCATCGACGGCGATTCGCTGATCATGGAAATGCGCGGCATCCGCTACCGGATCGAGCTGGCAGACATCGACGCACCGGAACTCAACCAGCCCTGGGGCAGCCTGGCCGCAGACGCGCTGCAGCGCAGTCTCACCGGCCGATTCGTGGTCATCACGGCATCCAGACTAGGCGCCAACGGTGTAGTCGTCGGCACACCGCTCGTCGGCCGGAGGGATGTCGCGCTCGACCTGATCTACGCCGGCCTGGCCTGGACGACGCTACCCGCTCCCGATACCGACGATGAATTTGTACATCCATACATTACGGCCGAACGCGATGCGCGCTGGCTGGGGCGTGGGCTTTGGTCGGACCCTGAACCGATGCCACCTTGGCAATGGCGGCGCCAAATCGGATCGCGGACCGACTGGCCGCAGTAG
- the thiO gene encoding glycine oxidase ThiO codes for MGGGVIGMLTALELKTAGYPVTLFERGDTGRESSWAGGGIVSPLFPWRYLDSVTALASWSQTHYPAFCGALAKQTGIDPEYTECGLILVAPEEQQAALDWGRQHARQLEVIDQAGYRELEPQIATPAPTAIWMPTVGQVRNPRMVKSLESRIRQLGVEVRTNEPVQSLLIAGDACSGVVTSTGTHQGDAVVVCGGAWSRDLLADLPSPPEVRPIRGQMLLFRAEPGSISRMVLEGSRYVIPRRDGRTLFGSTIEDVGFEKQTTGEAYDELYAIATQRFPILKTFSVEAHWAGLRPSSPAGVPYIGQHPQVSGLFVNAGHFRNGIVLGLASARLAADLVIERAPIVDPAPYSWTAARG; via the coding sequence GTGGGCGGCGGCGTCATCGGCATGCTCACCGCGCTCGAGTTGAAGACCGCCGGGTATCCGGTGACTTTGTTCGAACGCGGCGACACCGGACGCGAGTCGTCCTGGGCCGGCGGCGGGATTGTGTCTCCACTGTTTCCTTGGCGCTATCTAGATAGCGTCACCGCGCTGGCAAGCTGGAGTCAGACCCATTACCCGGCGTTCTGCGGCGCACTGGCCAAGCAGACCGGCATCGATCCCGAATACACCGAATGCGGGCTGATTCTCGTGGCACCAGAGGAACAGCAAGCCGCCCTCGACTGGGGCCGCCAGCATGCCCGACAACTTGAAGTCATCGATCAAGCCGGCTATCGGGAACTCGAGCCCCAGATCGCCACACCTGCACCAACCGCCATCTGGATGCCGACGGTCGGGCAGGTGCGAAACCCGCGGATGGTCAAGTCTTTGGAAAGCCGCATCCGACAGCTGGGTGTGGAGGTTCGCACCAACGAGCCGGTGCAATCGCTGCTGATCGCGGGCGACGCCTGCAGTGGCGTGGTGACGTCGACCGGAACTCACCAGGGCGATGCGGTCGTGGTCTGCGGCGGAGCCTGGAGCAGAGATTTGCTCGCGGATCTGCCGTCTCCACCCGAGGTGCGTCCGATCCGCGGCCAAATGCTGTTGTTTCGCGCCGAGCCCGGCAGCATTTCGCGCATGGTGCTCGAAGGCAGCCGCTACGTGATACCGAGGCGCGACGGGCGAACCCTGTTCGGCAGCACAATCGAGGATGTCGGATTCGAGAAACAGACCACCGGCGAGGCGTATGACGAACTCTATGCCATCGCGACACAACGCTTCCCGATCCTGAAGACATTCTCCGTAGAGGCGCACTGGGCCGGATTGCGCCCATCGTCGCCCGCCGGAGTGCCCTATATCGGGCAACACCCCCAGGTCTCTGGCTTGTTCGTCAATGCCGGGCATTTCCGCAACGGCATCGTGCTCGGCTTGGCATCCGCTCGCTTGGCGGCGGACCTCGTGATTGAGCGAGCCCCTATCGTCGATCCGGCTCCCTATTCCTGGACCGCTGCCCGCGGCTGA
- a CDS encoding translocation/assembly module TamB domain-containing protein: MKRVLKILLWLLLLVVIAVPVALYSVLMTEPGSQWSLRKASDWLSGQGYTFSYSHSEGRLAERVTLHDVVFSMDGTEFAAKRTTLEWRPWELSNDRLHVVLLEVVDSRLALPASPPSEDGPVSIPDIVLPVEVVADRLAIERFQFEQADARYFIDALSVSASLADEVLALNGLSFKGMDVQLTGELTLGAVAPHRLGGRAAIQVSEALLGPDVGYLAATLELGGEALKPALNIKVTDPARLTLHGKAQLDLPSPAFDVAANWDKVSWPLRGAPTVTLNDGRLTLVGSADDYRAELQALAEAESMPPAEMDVTLRGDLNGIVLQPAVIKALDGQATADGSVSWQKQLEWAVDLQLAGINPQALAAEWPGKIDGRLRVTGNLDLESGGDPLVELAIESLSGQLRGYPVSASGNVAMRGSRLRADRLAIASGANRVNLDGRWDDALDLKFVLDAPDLAGLLPDLQGGLQGNGNVSGSVDKPVMVAKLTGSNVTYEGNSVNSVDLDIDWRGERGQGQLRAAGIDAQGTRIDELTTDINGTLDGHDIALHAAGDVGRLDLAARGGWQETLWRGTLNRLELDEPNVGLWVLSEPSAIKLGAEQIDAEQLCLGRNGADVCVDGGWQAEQGLDANGRLQGFDLAKLVGVLPGNAVIDGVLQGRFSVTGALDRPDAQFELAPGDGEIRFPEAEEPFVLPYANARISGRFKDDRGTSELTLSLGAAGEARGKVNLGPATDGDRSLDGNITAAFPDLSLIAGFVPQLEQVQGRLNVQTRLGGSLAEPRVEGLVSIDDASARLPAAGIELKDIGLALRSDGGPMQVNGQLTSGEGTLRINGNVDLGGAKGPAVDLTLKGDGVLVAQLPEAVVKISPDLTLSGSGPYHLAGVVRVPQAKIELKELPPSTVAVSDDEIIVNGDEAPEIERGPGNLTAKVRVELGKDVTFAGFGLKTGLAGAIDASVDSKGTNAQGKIELIEGEYRAYGQDLKVERGRLLFAGPPSDPDVDLRASRTSIDGQYVAYLSLQGPLSEPLSKVYTEPSTSQAESLAYLLTGAGLSEANEEQGSRILSAAYSFGLARGEPLLQQLSDRLGLDEIRVDTGAGLEESSLILGKYLSPDLYLGYTQGLFDPDGAVLMRLKLSEHIEVETRSSDEQSVDLFYRIEHD; this comes from the coding sequence GTGAAGCGCGTCCTGAAGATTCTGTTGTGGCTGCTGTTGCTTGTTGTCATCGCTGTACCGGTAGCCCTGTACAGCGTGTTGATGACCGAGCCGGGTAGCCAGTGGTCGCTGAGAAAGGCCAGCGATTGGCTGTCGGGACAAGGCTACACATTCTCTTACAGCCACAGCGAGGGACGCCTGGCCGAGCGCGTTACGCTGCATGATGTGGTGTTCTCGATGGACGGCACCGAGTTCGCTGCGAAGCGCACGACGCTGGAGTGGCGTCCATGGGAGTTGAGCAACGACCGGCTGCATGTCGTTTTGCTCGAGGTCGTAGACAGTCGCCTGGCACTGCCCGCGTCACCGCCGTCGGAAGACGGCCCGGTATCCATCCCGGATATCGTCCTTCCGGTAGAGGTCGTTGCCGATCGTCTGGCGATTGAGCGTTTCCAGTTCGAACAAGCGGATGCCCGTTATTTCATCGATGCCTTGAGCGTGTCTGCATCACTTGCCGACGAGGTGCTCGCACTCAACGGACTGTCGTTCAAAGGCATGGATGTGCAATTGACGGGTGAGTTGACACTGGGTGCGGTTGCGCCGCATCGACTCGGCGGACGTGCGGCGATCCAGGTGAGCGAAGCACTGCTCGGGCCGGATGTCGGGTACCTCGCGGCGACCCTGGAGTTAGGCGGTGAGGCACTGAAGCCGGCGTTGAACATCAAGGTAACGGATCCGGCGAGATTGACCCTGCACGGAAAGGCGCAGCTCGATCTGCCGTCGCCGGCGTTCGATGTGGCGGCGAACTGGGACAAGGTCAGCTGGCCGCTGCGCGGCGCACCGACAGTGACGCTCAACGATGGGCGACTGACGTTGGTTGGCAGCGCCGACGATTATCGTGCCGAATTGCAGGCGCTGGCGGAGGCCGAGTCGATGCCGCCGGCCGAGATGGACGTTACATTGCGCGGCGACCTGAACGGTATCGTATTGCAGCCGGCAGTGATCAAGGCACTCGACGGGCAAGCGACAGCCGATGGTTCGGTCAGTTGGCAGAAGCAGCTCGAATGGGCGGTCGATTTGCAGCTTGCCGGAATCAATCCACAGGCGTTGGCTGCCGAGTGGCCTGGCAAAATCGACGGCAGATTGCGGGTCACCGGAAACCTCGATCTCGAATCGGGTGGCGATCCTTTGGTCGAGCTGGCGATTGAATCGCTGAGTGGTCAGTTGCGTGGCTACCCGGTCAGTGCCAGCGGCAATGTGGCGATGCGTGGAAGCCGATTGCGCGCTGACCGACTCGCCATCGCGTCCGGTGCAAACCGGGTGAACCTCGATGGCCGTTGGGATGACGCACTGGATCTCAAGTTCGTCCTGGATGCGCCCGATCTGGCTGGGTTGTTGCCGGACCTACAGGGCGGCCTGCAGGGCAACGGCAATGTCAGCGGTTCGGTCGACAAACCGGTTATGGTGGCCAAGCTCACCGGTTCGAATGTCACCTATGAAGGCAACTCGGTGAACAGTGTCGACCTCGATATCGATTGGCGCGGTGAGCGAGGGCAGGGGCAGTTGCGGGCCGCGGGCATCGACGCGCAGGGCACGCGGATCGACGAACTGACGACGGACATAAACGGGACGCTGGATGGTCACGACATCGCTTTGCATGCCGCCGGCGACGTCGGCAGGCTTGACCTTGCTGCGCGTGGTGGATGGCAAGAGACGCTCTGGCGGGGCACGCTGAACCGCTTGGAGCTCGATGAGCCCAATGTTGGTCTATGGGTGCTCTCCGAGCCCAGCGCGATCAAGCTGGGGGCTGAGCAGATTGACGCCGAACAGCTTTGCCTGGGTCGCAATGGGGCCGACGTCTGTGTCGATGGTGGCTGGCAGGCAGAACAAGGTCTTGATGCCAACGGTCGCTTGCAGGGTTTCGATCTGGCCAAGCTGGTTGGCGTCTTGCCCGGCAATGCCGTGATCGACGGTGTGCTGCAAGGCAGGTTCAGCGTCACGGGAGCGTTGGACAGGCCCGATGCGCAATTCGAGCTGGCGCCGGGGGATGGCGAGATCCGCTTTCCGGAAGCCGAAGAGCCCTTTGTATTGCCGTATGCCAACGCCCGGATTAGTGGTCGCTTCAAAGATGACCGAGGTACATCCGAGCTGACCCTCAGCCTTGGCGCCGCCGGTGAGGCTCGTGGCAAGGTGAACCTCGGGCCTGCAACTGACGGCGATCGTTCGCTCGACGGCAACATCACGGCAGCTTTCCCCGACCTGAGCCTGATCGCCGGCTTCGTTCCGCAACTCGAGCAGGTGCAGGGTCGGCTGAACGTCCAAACCAGGCTGGGCGGTTCGCTGGCCGAGCCGCGCGTTGAGGGCCTTGTCTCGATCGACGATGCGAGCGCACGCCTGCCCGCTGCCGGTATCGAGTTGAAGGATATCGGCCTGGCACTGCGCAGTGACGGCGGCCCCATGCAGGTGAACGGGCAGTTGACCTCCGGTGAGGGCACCTTGCGCATCAATGGCAACGTCGACCTTGGTGGTGCCAAGGGGCCAGCGGTGGACCTGACCCTGAAGGGTGATGGTGTACTGGTCGCGCAACTGCCCGAGGCCGTCGTGAAGATATCGCCCGACCTCACGCTGAGCGGTAGCGGTCCCTACCATCTCGCTGGCGTGGTGCGCGTGCCGCAGGCCAAGATCGAATTGAAGGAACTGCCGCCCAGTACCGTGGCGGTGTCCGACGACGAGATCATCGTGAACGGCGATGAGGCGCCGGAGATCGAACGCGGCCCCGGCAACCTCACGGCCAAGGTGCGCGTCGAACTGGGTAAGGATGTGACCTTTGCGGGCTTCGGCCTGAAGACAGGGTTGGCCGGCGCGATCGATGCATCGGTCGACAGCAAAGGCACCAACGCGCAAGGCAAGATCGAGCTGATCGAGGGCGAGTATCGCGCCTACGGCCAGGATCTGAAGGTGGAACGCGGGCGCCTGCTGTTTGCCGGGCCGCCGTCTGATCCCGACGTCGATCTGCGCGCGAGTCGCACATCCATCGATGGTCAATACGTCGCGTATCTGTCTTTGCAGGGGCCGTTGTCCGAACCGCTATCGAAGGTCTACACCGAGCCGAGTACCTCTCAAGCGGAGTCGCTGGCGTACCTGTTAACCGGGGCCGGATTGTCGGAGGCCAACGAAGAACAAGGCTCGCGAATCCTCAGCGCCGCCTATTCGTTCGGCTTGGCGCGCGGCGAGCCCTTGCTGCAACAGTTGAGCGATCGCCTGGGGCTTGACGAGATACGTGTCGACACCGGCGCCGGCCTGGAGGAAAGCTCGCTGATTCTCGGCAAGTATCTGAGTCCTGACTTGTACCTTGGCTATACGCAGGGGCTGTTCGATCCGGACGGCGCCGTGCTGATGCGCCTCAAGCTGTCAGAACACATCGAAGTCGAGACACGCTCGAGCGACGAGCAATCGGTCGACTTGTTCTACCGTATCGAGCACGACTAG
- a CDS encoding ferrous iron transport protein A, translated as MNKTLRLSDLEPGDDAVIMHASSHWTSRRLTLLGLIDGARLRLELRCRDGNLVVSSEDERFHIPARHAQQIWVAPFTG; from the coding sequence ATGAACAAGACACTCAGACTCAGCGACCTCGAACCGGGAGACGACGCTGTCATCATGCATGCCTCAAGCCACTGGACCAGCCGCCGGCTGACGCTGCTCGGGCTGATCGACGGCGCACGCCTGCGACTCGAACTGCGCTGCCGCGACGGCAACCTGGTGGTATCGAGCGAGGACGAGCGTTTCCACATCCCCGCGCGCCACGCGCAGCAGATCTGGGTCGCACCGTTCACTGGGTAG
- a CDS encoding DUF2325 domain-containing protein — MCGASNELTGNCCAGGPATHSEANDPVRYLLELHAEPARIAICDVDSGEPLAELASDAAQRLIALPDDELRQRSEQVANLLDGALASSVGDMPTFPLRRGADVIGDAAVAAGSTKKTRRKLWELSHKLHCPVIGTCLDSAELRKLARRAGAWHEGPISDYEVHVSFVSAADDKNVLSLAAHKALDKKFASQVKRFARAKSANELTALWEDSLGRGDVPGGVWAGLTHPNCDEALRARIFEEVHMLSHQVGAGQRADLKKLTRTEAALSNLQRDFDALHKRSRRQLEDREQRIHDLEKQQCEDQDSLRAQCLQLTELKQLLGVVEDQLQRANSKQIQAELDRVTQELDQERRRNEEWRRLHESTHRQVSDLDKELRQTHAERRTLESLLAQSLSPCDRCESDSCEDCPDLGGRRILCVGGRHRLIDQYRALVARCNGQFEHHDGGVEDSRQRLEAMLSSADAVVCATDSVSHDAYYRLKRFCKRNDKPHVFLRSSGISTFAKALENVAIQ; from the coding sequence ATGTGCGGTGCAAGTAACGAACTTACCGGAAACTGCTGTGCCGGCGGGCCGGCCACACATTCCGAAGCCAACGATCCGGTGCGCTATCTGCTCGAACTGCACGCCGAACCGGCGCGCATAGCGATCTGCGATGTCGACAGCGGCGAGCCACTCGCCGAACTGGCCAGCGACGCAGCACAACGCCTGATTGCGCTCCCTGACGATGAACTGCGGCAACGCAGTGAACAGGTGGCAAACCTGCTCGACGGCGCGCTCGCATCGTCGGTCGGCGACATGCCTACCTTTCCGTTGCGACGCGGGGCCGACGTCATCGGTGACGCGGCTGTCGCCGCCGGCAGCACCAAGAAGACGCGCCGCAAACTCTGGGAGCTGTCGCACAAACTGCATTGCCCGGTCATCGGCACCTGCCTCGACAGCGCGGAGTTGCGCAAGCTGGCGCGGCGCGCCGGCGCCTGGCACGAAGGACCGATCAGCGACTACGAAGTGCACGTGAGCTTCGTCTCTGCCGCCGACGACAAGAACGTGTTGTCGCTCGCGGCCCACAAGGCGCTCGACAAAAAGTTCGCATCGCAAGTCAAACGTTTCGCGCGGGCGAAATCAGCAAACGAGCTGACAGCGTTGTGGGAGGACTCGCTGGGGCGCGGCGATGTGCCCGGCGGCGTCTGGGCCGGTCTCACCCACCCCAACTGCGACGAGGCGCTGCGCGCGCGGATCTTCGAAGAGGTGCACATGCTGTCGCACCAGGTCGGCGCCGGGCAACGCGCCGACCTGAAGAAACTGACCCGTACCGAGGCGGCGTTGAGCAATCTGCAACGCGATTTCGACGCGCTGCATAAGCGCAGCCGGCGACAGCTCGAAGACCGTGAGCAACGGATACACGATCTCGAAAAGCAACAGTGCGAAGACCAGGACTCACTGCGCGCGCAGTGCCTGCAGCTCACCGAACTCAAACAGTTGCTCGGCGTCGTCGAAGATCAGCTGCAGCGCGCCAACAGCAAGCAGATTCAGGCCGAACTCGACCGCGTGACCCAGGAACTCGACCAAGAACGGCGACGCAACGAGGAATGGCGTCGCCTCCACGAATCCACCCACCGCCAGGTCAGCGATCTCGACAAAGAGCTGCGGCAGACCCACGCCGAGCGACGCACCCTCGAATCGCTACTGGCGCAATCGCTGTCGCCGTGTGACCGCTGTGAGTCGGACAGTTGCGAAGACTGCCCCGATCTGGGCGGCCGGCGCATCCTGTGTGTCGGTGGCCGACATCGTCTGATCGACCAATACCGCGCACTGGTCGCTCGCTGCAACGGCCAGTTCGAACACCACGACGGTGGCGTGGAGGACAGCCGCCAGCGCCTCGAAGCCATGCTTTCATCAGCCGACGCGGTGGTCTGCGCCACCGATAGCGTGAGCCATGACGCGTATTACCGCTTGAAACGCTTCTGCAAACGCAACGACAAGCCGCATGTCTTCCTGCGTTCGTCCGGTATCTCGACATTCGCCAAAGCCCTGGAAAACGTAGCGATCCAATAA